ATGTGGCCAAATACCTAGTTGGAATACAATCTTGTGTAGAAGAGGTGGAAGAAATTTTAAATGTCGGTGAAAATAGTCGTTGTGTGGTTGGGATTTGGGAGGCATCTGGAATTGGCAAGGCAACAATTGCAAAAGCTGTTTATAATGCAATTGCTCGTAAGTTTGAAGGAGGACATCACATGAATTCGAATCGGTTTTTCCGATTAGATTTGGgttcaattcaatttttttttaatttataaaatctgaaaattgaaggaaaaacacAAATCCAAATATCCATACATACACGTCCGCCAAACCCAATTCACTGTAAAACACAAACCAAATTTGAAGGATTTGACGGTCTAAAGCAAAAGCCTTTGTGGAAGAGCCGATCGGTAAGGGTCTGGAACGAGAGCAGTTCCATGATGGAtgactcactgggaagttctcgtgtgagttgtaaaaaacaaaaccgcgagggcgtggtcggagcccaaaacggataatatcgtgctacaatgAAGTCGAATCCAGGATGTAgtaggggcccgggccgggatgtgacatatcTTCTACTAATCTTAAGAACAATAAATGAAtaacaattaattaaaataaaattttcataaaataacAAATTGCAATAGAAATTATTTTACAAAAAGAGAAAGGGTGAGATTTTTGGGTTAAGGGTTGAGGTTGAGGGGGAAGTGCGGAAGTTACCGTGAAGAGAAGAATTGCTTTGGAGGTTTGTGGGGAAGTTATCATTAGTTTTggacttttatttcttttttttaattgtttaatgATTATCcacaattattattttgattGTTTGTCATGAATATCCACAATTCCTAAACCTTGTTTATAAACTCAAGTTATGCAAGTAAGGGTAAAGTTGTCTTTTCGTGTGTTCTTGGTTGACAAAGACTCTTCTTTTAATAATAGTATAGAGTATAAACTTTGTCGTTCATCAAAGCTAGCGAACAAGGAAGTGAGTGTTCTAGCGGTTGTTGCTAGCACTTCCCTTTCGTGTAATCCTCTCTTCTTTTTcaccttctttttccttttcaaagATATATAGCAAAAAAGTTGATTGACAaaatatgtcaaattttttaattaaactgGTAGGTATGAAGTTACATTTATCGATAAGATTGTTACGGAGATCTTAGTCAAAGTACTACAACGCACATATTTGAATGTGGCCAAATACCCAGTTGGAATACAATCTTGCGTTCAAGAGGTGAAAGAGCTTTTAGGTGTCGGAGGAAATGATCCTTGTGTGGTTGGGATTTGGGGGACATCTGGAATAGGCAAGACAGCAATTGCAAAAGCTGTTTATAATGCAATTGCTCATAAGTTTGAAGGCAGTTGTTTCCTGGCAAATGTTAGCGAACTATCAACATCACGTGAAGGTGTAATCAAACTACAAAAGACTCTTCTTTCTAAAGTTCAATGTGGtaaaaagttgaaaattgaCGATGCTCATCAAGGAATCAGTCTTATAAAGAAACTGTTGAAGCGAAAGAAGATTCTCTTAATTCTTGATGATGTGGATGAACTGGAGCAGTTAAACAACTTGGTTGAAGTCGATTGGTTCGGCGAGGGTAGTAGAGTGATCATAACCACAAAAGATAGAGGTTTGCTGGAATCTTATGATGTTGGGTTGATATACAAGGTCCAAAAGTTAAAGGACGGAAAAGGCCTTGAGCTTTTTAGTTTGAATGCCTTTGGAAGAAATGAACCTCCGGACAATTATTTGGAACTCGCACAACGTGCAATAGCCTATGTTGAAGGCCTTCCGATAGCTCTTAATCTTATCGGTTCTCATCTGCATAATAAAAGTATAGATCGTTGGCAAGCTATATTGGATAATTACGATTCTTATGATGGAGAACCTTATAGAGGTATTCAAAAAGTACTTCGAAAAAGTTATGATACATTGGATTATGCCCTGCAACAAGTTTTTCTAGACATTGCATGCTTCTTCAAGGGTGAAGACAAAGGCTATGTGTTACAAATATTAAGAAATTCGAAGCTTCATGTACCATCAGATTGTATTGAAATACTCGTTGAGAAAGCCATCATAACTATTGAATATAATATGATTTTGATGCATGACTTACTAGAAAAAATGGGTAAGCGTTTAGTTAGTGAAGAATCGCCCATTGAATTAGGCAAGCGGAGCAGATTGTGGCATCATGAAGATGTGTACCATGTTCTAACTGAAAACAGAGTGAGTAGAATATATGTTCTTGCATTTGGTTTAATTGGCatgattttgaaagaaaaaaaaaatttaatatacgacTTGTTTGTTAACATTATTTCTTTTTTCCATCGTAGggaacaaagaaaattaaaggCATTGTGGTAAAGTGGCTCACACCAGATGTGATACCCTTGAATTCCAAAAGCTTCTTTGGGATGGTAAATCTTGAAATTTTCATAAGCAGTAATGCATGTTTTTCTGGATGCGTTGATTATCTGCCCAACAATTTGAGGTGGATTGATTTGGGTGGAGATAAGTTTCAAATTTGGGAAACCAATTTTCTTCAAAAGCATATTGTTAAGTTCAATTTGCAATATCTTCCAAGGCATCTTGTCACATATAATATGTCATGCAATGACATCAGACAATTGAAGGGACTTAAGGTATgtatacattttaaaattaatttggaTGATTCCTAATTTAAATGTACATTTTATTTTGGGAAAACGAAAATTTCCAAAGTTTTTCATCATTAATTATTCTATTTAAAGTTTGtgactttttgttttgttttgttttttttttaaattttggtttcaCAGAATTTGGCAAATCTTAAATATATGAAGTTACGCGAGTGCAAATTTCTGGAAAAAATCCCCGACTTATCCGGAAGTCCAAAcatagagtatttggatcttcATGGCTGCACAAATTTGGTTGAGGTTGATGATTCTATTGGATTCCTTAAGAAACTTGTTACATTAGATCTTATGGGGTGCTCTAGGCTTACGAGGTTTGTGCAAAGACTTATGTTGAGATCCCTTGAAAGCCTTTATCTTCGTGGTTGCACAAGGCTCGAGAGTTTTCCAGAAATAGAGGATGAGATGGAATCTCTAACATATTTGGATATACAAGAAAGTGGCATAAGAGAATTGCCTTCATCAATTGCATATCTTACTAGGCTTGTCGAATTGTTAGCAAATAAATGCGAGAACCTTATAGGTACATCATTACATCATCTTAATGGGTTGCAACATCTCATTCAGGTTTCTTTCGGTCAATGCCCAAAACTGGTGACATTTGGGAAGAACAAGATGAAGTTTGATGAAGTTTCATCCAGCAGTATCGAATCTCAACTGCTTTCAAATGACTTAGAGACCTCACAGGACAACTGTAACACATTTGCTCTTCCCAACCTACATTATCTTCACCTCGAAGGATGCAATTTATCAGAAAGTAATTTCCTTGTGCCTCTTGATTGCTGGTCCACATTAACACATCTTGATCTCTCAAGAAACATTTTTGTTAGTCTTCCGGATTGCATTAGCAAATTTGTCAACTTGGAAAGACTTTATTTGAGTGGTTGCAAGAGGCTTCGGGAAACTCCACAAGCCCTTCCGCCAAAACTAATCGAGTTATATCTGGATGATTGCACATCATTGGAGAAAATTCCAAAACTACCCCCGATGCTTTGCATTCTGAGCTTGGCTAATTGCTTTGGACTAAGTGGCGTTGAGGTGGCAAAGTTGGAAAATAATTTGTTGAATGAGGTTTGTCTCTCTTCTTAATTACTCttgaaattaaaatatatattatttgttgTTATTTGGGAGAGAGGTCATATCACAATTGTTTGTAATTTGTTATCTATATATTATTTACTATTGCAGGGATCTCTTTGGCGCTATATATTATTTAGAGTTATTTATCCAGGCAATGAAGTTCTAAAGTGGCTCAACTATACCTCTAACCATCCCACAACCATTCAAAGTCTATCAGCTGAATATGACTGGAGGAGAATAGTCCGTAATGGAGGCATTGGTTTTGGATATGAATGGAGGGCAGACACCTTTGTTGGAGGCAGTAGTCTTAAAATTCCTCTAAATTTACAAGTAGGGGAGACGTTAGAAGGATTGGTTCTATCTATTGTTTTTGAACCACCGAATTTTGATTTTCATTATTATGTTATCATCAACAGAACAGAATACTCTACACACTATGGATGGCCTTATACTAACTCGGAGGCAGCTCATGTGGGGCTCGAGTTAGTGGATTTAGAAAAGAAGCAGGGAGATATTTGTAATGTTGAATTTCTTATCCCCAAGAAGGCACGTATTAAAAGTTGCGCGGTGCACCCACTATTGCGCAAAGAAGACGAATGGCTTCCCTTGTCTTTGGGACCAACAAGTAGTCTTGGGAAGAGGCCTCGTCCACTTGGATCCTCAGATACCGTCCACGAGGAATATGATCGGCATCGACAATGACTTTCCTTTCCTTACCGGCGTATGATAAACGCAGGCAGATTGATCTTAATGTTCCTTTTGATATTGAGGAGGAGGAGCAAGAGCAGCCATCCACTTCAGATGATTCAcaattttttcttcattaggaGTTTGGGTACGTACATTTCAGTTTTAGTAtaactaaattattttttttatttttttttgtattgtgAATTTGTGATATCTTTTTagattaatataatataattaattaatttaaattaaatacattaaaaaattaggataaattatattttaccttCTCAACTTTGGGTCGCATAATAATCTCATATCTCGATATATTATacatcaatttataaattcgtTGTAATATCATAACTCCGTCAacttttctgttaatttttatgttaaatgctgacgtggcagaCACTGGCCCGCACCCTTACCTAACTAGGTTATAAAATGAATTaaatattaacaattaaagaatTTTTAGttctaaattaaattaaagttaACAAACAAATCGATGGATATTTTAACCGAGGTTTAATATTGCACCAAATTCGTAAGTTGACATTGCAATATTTAAAAGGTGAGGTATAACTTTCTTATAAGACTCAAAGTTAAGGTGGTAAcatgtaatttacccaagaaTTTAAACAGTTTTCAATCTGCAGAAACAAAGATTTCATATGGCTACTGGCTAATTATTAGAAAAACAGAAACCACATTCGTATCCTAAAGTACCTTTGACTGTGAGTGAGTAAGCCACAGCCCTTCACTAATAAAACCAAATTCTAATTaatcaaaacaaacaacaaTGGAAGGAAAGCGTACAAGGAGAAATGAGATTACGAGTACAAATTTCAAGATTAATTATCTTAAAACTTGGTTTTGTTCAGATATATAAACCTAGAAGGAGAAATGGAGATTATAAGTACAAAATTTCTGCAGGAAGATCAAAGAACTACATCATTTGGATGAACATGTAGAGCACGTGCTCCTCTCTCTGTTAATCAAGTTTACACAAACTTGTTGGAGTACTGTTTAATCAAGAGTACTTTTTATGAGCATTTCCAATTTACGAATAGGTGGAAAATTTGATTTGGTGTTGATTAATAAGATTTGGTACGATTTTAATATCAAGAGGAGACAACAATATGTAGAAAACATGGCCATAATTTCACAGGTCTCTGTCCCTATATATTCATTCCTTGCAGATTCTGGGATGGAGTTTTGGTCAAAATTGCAGCCTACTGTTTCTTGATACATTTTTGGTTTTGGACAAATACTGTCTCCTGCCTTTTGCCATTTATGGGTCCTTTGTTTTCTCTGTTGCTGCTGGGACAGAGTCCGTTAGATTTGCCCGTTTATTTTCTTTGCTCCCACAAGCGGGTGCAGGAGGCTAAAAAAGGAGCTTTGAAATTTATAGGGCCCGTTTATTTCATGCCATTGACATTTTCGAGCTAACTTTTTGGCATCTATGATCCACAGGTGAGTTGGCTTCGCTAGTTGAGGGTCTTCGCACAGGCAAGGAAACATTATTGAAAGAGTTCATCATTAGTCCCCCCAATGTGCTTACTGAAAATCAGGGAAATCAAACACGGCTATATGGTCCCGAAAAGGGCTTATCATACATCGCCAAACCTGCAACTGGACAGAGTTTTATATCTCACCACGGGAGCGCGTTGAATCAAAGCATACCTCTCGTGGATCCCCTGGTCACTCTCTTTAGCAGTGTCCACGAGAAGATGTCCCAAAGAGGAAGCAAAGGCAGCATGCTTTATCCAAATCTTGGAAGCATTTTGAATGCAGGGGAGTATCATAATAAAAACGCACATTGGGACTTAGAGAGCCAGACAGATGGTGAGGATCACGAATCTGAAGCATCCGGGGCTTATTGTGATGAAAGCTTGAGAAGTCCACTAATCTCGTGCCAAACAACAAGTATGGGAACGCCTAGGTCCGGCGGCAGTGCTTTAGGTGTGAGATCCAATACAATCTTGATGAAAGGAAATGTAGAAGCTAGCATGGCTATCAGTAGTAGTGTGGACACTGGTGGAGGTTGGCAGCTGGCTTATAAGTATTCTGACCGAGTAGGCGAAGAcgggaagaaggaaggaggagttCAAAGATTGTATTTGCATCAGGATAGTGCACTTGGGTGTCGGCCTGCGTCGGTTGTTTCAATTTCTGGTGTAAGACAAGAAAGGAAACTCATTCATGCTGGTCTGGTTAGTCAGCCTGATGTTTCACTCAAGGAACCGACAAGTCTGCGCTCTCTTCGTGCAGAAAAGGTTCCTCCATCGGAAGCTGTTATTAAAGGGCCAACATGGAGAGATATTCTTGTACCGGGAGTGAAGCGTGCACTGGTTGTTGGAATTGGACTTCAAATTCTTCAGCAGGTTTGGTAGAAAAGGTTAAACAGTTCTTTGAGTTAAAAAAGCGctgaaattttattaaattatcaAAAAAATTTCAGAAACTTTCTTGTTTGTCAACCTTCTTATGTCTTTTCTTTTCAGCTGCGCAGATTGTCGGCATAAATGGAGTTCTCTGCTACACTCCTCAGGTTTATGAGCAAGCCAGCATGGTGTTCTATTTAACATAGGGTTGATTCCAACATGTATCTCTCTTCTTAAGTGCCATTACAAACTTTCTTAATGCTTCCTTGCATTGCTACGTCCATGTGGCTAATTGATTTAACTGGCAGAAGGTATTTATCTTTCAAACACCTTCAATTTCATAGAAACGGTTACTGacttttaaacaaaaattataacTAGGGGACACTATCCAAGCGTACATAAAACACCGTTCAGTGTCCTTTATGGTCTACTCAGTTTTCCTCCAGttctttttaaactaaaaatttgTAACCGGTTCCATCTGTGCATATTTGCGAAAATAAGCATTCCTTGTTGCCTTTCTTGGTATGCAGGTCACTGCTGATCTCCACATTACCAATCCTTATAGTCCCTCACTCTTCTAGGAGTTGCCAATATTGTCAACTTGGGAACTGTTCTGTATGCAGGTTACTGCTGTTCTCCTTTGACTATTTTTTCACTTCTTATAAACTTGTGAAATCCCTGATTGAAGTTTAAAAACAATCTTATTTAGCTCGTGAAACTAATTAAATTACTCGTGCGTGGCATTATTTTTCTACAAAACTTGCTTCTAACACTAATTCGACATGCATTCTAGCCCATCAGATCTTATTTAGCTCGTGACAAATAGTATAAGACTCACTAATTTTATTTACAAAGGAAAAACTCATTAATTTTACGTATCCTAAACGTCCATTATCTACACTTGAGGTCGAATCTTTCATTCCACCAATGTAGattgtttttaagtttgtttgaaaAGAAATTTACAATGTCTtttaaaaatttgaagaaaaaaaaaagaaattgtttTTAACTGCGCTGAGCCCTCGTGCCGAGTAGTCAGTCATCGTCTTCACCAAATTGAGTTAATTAAAGGTACTTTTTTACAGGTTTGTCAGTTGATGACGACTTTTTGGAGCTCTTTCCGCACACAGGCTGCGTTGGATGATGGTATTAGCAAAGGAGTATCCAGTGCAGAAGAACCTGAACAGGACACAGAACATGACCAAGCCCCAGAACCGGATGAGGGTACGAATTTTGAATTTGAAGATTTGGAACAGTTGATATCTGAGAATGGGAACATGCGCGACAGTTGGAGATTGCTGCCGGATTTTCAGAGAAGAGATATGGCAGCGAAGCTGGCCATGAAAATGGCTACCATGTTTTGGGGGTGGCAGTGATGATGAAGTGGAAAGTATCGGCGAGTAAAGGCTATGAGTATCTAATAGAGATGTGAGTGTTACACAACCCTGAATCCCCTTCTTGGACTTTTTCCACAAGCCGGCAAGGAAAGGAGAATCGGCAGTCTTGTTTACGGAAAGAAAAAGATATATTGTGCTTCATTACTCTGTTCTTCTGTTTTACTGTATAAGTAGGTTCAAAATAGTCGATGCCAATTAACCTGCGCGAACCGAGTTTGCAAGAAACTTTTGTTTTAATGAAACAATGGAAATGTTGGGATTGCATTCGAAAATCGAAGGGAAGAATCGATTTTGTATGAGCGCAATTAGTTATGATGTTGCAAAACTTTGATATGTAAACCAACGTACAATTACAAATTTCCTCCAATGATGGATGCAAATCAATCTTAGTAATTAGAaactagggagttttaacaaaaatggcttggtactattcattctTAACCATAAGGACATTTTATGTATGAAAAGTCTATAATATATCAAACTCTtctctttatttactcttatgccattacATGCGGACCACAACgatgttgacatttctgtctGGAAATACATTATGATGCTATTCATCTTATGCTAATTTACAGCTAGTTCTTCAggcttccatcatgttgtcgatgttatgcagctcttcttctgacaaattattccaataatgttcatcgccttctactagctccgcatctctttctctatcttctttcaccttgtaatatatttttgttgtttcttctttgaaattttggggtTTCCAATAAGGCTGATGACTGATTCTTGTCTTACTGTAAATatacatctcttcttcttctgctactagtaccatatcatacctaaaatcttcaaactcatctaaagcaaacatttggatccctctaaattttaaaatatctttgtataaaggagtccacctatgtgaggagatagagtttagtctaaaggactcttcattgatcatggttatatgcctagctttctccttatgcatgtgtacataccaatctggaggactactaataaaacttatgcaaatttctttccaccttTCTAGATAATCTTCTCCTACTTTAATAAGTTTTTCAGGAAATGATTCTAGTTGAGAAATAtggttaataaatattttatcgagataaccaaactctaatagtaaggcaggggtaacttctaccacattatgcttttcttgatgctcataactaaaatgccatgatttaaaatctctcatgttaatcCTGGCCACAGCTACGCTAACCTCTagtttacaaatacaattctatgtactatcacaaagacatggaggatacatctttgtaataatattcatctctggttttggatcaaagatggactgatacaaggagcattgtaattgtaattgtaactctttcatggactgtgatgctctgctcaggatctcattttgcatatctgttggcattattcttagttttgtctttgaaatttcttctaataagacatcatctaatattaagtctgaagatatattcctaagaaaactttcatatttttcttgtttttctttgtcactcagaaCCTAATGCTGATCATTACTTTGATGTTGTTCCATTTCAACGTCttcttctaagagctcaatcttaattttttctatgggctcattagcctcttgttctatgggttcaataacctcttttcctttattcttgTGATGATCAGTTTCtaaacctatttttaattctctttttaaggtgtcacttgccttttgctgcattctaagagattggagttcttggttcattttggtaaacttaccaagtaatgactcatggtccctagagatgacttgaaggttgtgctcaagaaaatgaatatgctctggttttggtggaaattaaaattaaagctatcaaactcttgttctaaggctctaattaatttttcatgacctaacctcatacttggctgcttaatttggatattccaaaaattatctaagagaaccTGCTGCCTATCAGAAATCCCTGGTACCCTTGATCTGTAtctcagagttggatttctgattccttcaacaatattgtCATTAAAGTTGAACGTGggtactggtggtgatgctggtctgctcatgctattttgaaatccacTGAATGGTGAAGGTTGATGGTGCATCATCATGCCATTGAAAAAAACTCTTTTGCCTTGCAGCCTTGTGTTATTTGCTgatgatggtccacgatattccatacctattcaacaaattaatcttgataagatatcagctaatgtattgtcattaccttttatatgttcaaaaattggtttaaaactatttcctgtaattgaatcaacaaaattaacccatcttcgggctgcctatttattagcatgtatcttgttataatgagaaactatattttgacaatctgttctaatcgtaaatatttcattatgtaaaaataaagaaaatgcttcaagtgaattaattatccctagaatttctaaatctgttgatggtaattgtagacatcgaaatttcgtaaataaatgttgaccgataaatcaaaatgtcaacgctcatgtattacataaattttacacgtagcgtgtgactcaacgaaaattggaatgagttggaaaagtcatcaaataggacacgtgtcaacacctggcagaaacgacttatttcatctaggatattatattcaaaattaggcattggaaaattctataaatacaagcccatttcattcatttaaggatgaccaattcatattacaccttgaagctctgaagctctgaaactctgaagctctcaagcatccaggttcccgaagaatcaagaaagccttcttcgttcttcgttcatcgttcttccaagatcaagccccgacggcccttgaagaaagtgttcttcgttcatcgttcttccaagatcaagccccgacggcccttggatcaaccatccaccaattcaagatcaagcctcgacggcccttgaagaaaacaccatcgttcatcatccgttcatccaagatcaagccccaacgaccctttggatcaataacgtcgacaaatccacacatccaaccgttcttcaagatcaagcccaaaaacctttgaagatccgttcatcactgttcttcaagatcaagcccaaaagcccttggagatccgttcgtcactgttcttcaaagatcaagcccaaaagcccctttgaagatccgctcaaatccaccttcaagatcaagtccacggcccttgaagaacgttcatccttagatcaagcccaacggccctttggatcaatcacacatccacaaatacacaccttacggagatcgaatcagaggatcaaaatagagagagattgtaacccaaaatcatcaaatacaaatatttgtttgtgcacgttcgtttcttgtctctttcgtttcaggaattttccgtgttcacaaattggcacgcccagtgggaccatctctacctctcatctctttctccgttcaaggaatccaagcacacctcaaagtcaatggcatcaagcaagggacaagccgttcttgcaaccactgagggaaggatcctaagcacttctgccgcaaacggacaatccattggcgccacaaccgctcctcaacatgccacttcaaaattggtgccgctaaaagagcaaggggagcatcctAGGTGTGAGtccgtcatcaacctgacctcgctgggggcaccgaagcatgatgCTGAGGCACATAAAATGACATCtcaaagcagccaacgacgttcttcatcagcatcctggatgtctaaaggaaagtcacgtctattggtcgcacaagtcatgactatcggcattacctccgttgaagaacaactggctcagatgaatgaagcaatcgcaaggctaacccgaactgtggaagaaaaagacttgcaaatcgctgcactcgtcagccgactggagccacatGACGACgagaaccctaacccagaagatgagcctcaggtggagaaaaacgatgcgaagcccgagccagaccaagcagcggcactcatgggatctctttctatccagcagctgcaagagatgatcaccaacaccatcaaggcacagtacgaagggagctcaaatacctccgggttgtactcaaagccgtattcaaagaagatcgacgccttaaggatgccgaggggttatcaaccaccaaagttcatgcaatttgatggaaagggaaacccgaaacagcatgttgcccacttcgttgaaacctgcaacaacgcAAGAACCGATGGGGagtacccgccgcactgtgagcatgctagagctaacgagcacaaagcagtggaaggacgagccagtcattgactacatcaacagatggcgcactctaagcctcgactgtaaagacaggctctcggaaacctcttcaatcgagatgtgcatccaaggcatgcaatggagtttgcaatacatccttcaaggcattaaaccgcagaccttcgaggaattggccactcgcgcccatgacatggagttgagcatcgcccatcatgggaagaaagaaccgatcgccgactgcAAGaatgacaaagttcttgggacaaaggtggaaaaggctgcatggaaacccaccaaggaaacGATGACGGTTaacacatctcccgtcaaaatatccacacgaggcaaggcgattcaaaccgaagcttttcgtgatcaagagatgcgtagacgcactttgaatgagctcgaggagaagacttatccattccccgactctgatgtggttgccatgttagatgacctgttggacaagaaggtgatcagtttgcctgagtgcagacggccggaagagatgaatcgtaccaacagtccaagatactgtaaattccaccgcttcatcagtcatccgacagaaaaatgtttcgtgctgaaagatctcatcatgaagctggctcagaaaggaatcatcgagctagatcttgacgatgtggtgaagtcaaactataccaccttcacttctggctcttccgactcaaagttttcacctcaaccgctgggggcatcctccaagacaagcaaagttgaaggatggactcaagtcactcctaagaaattacacaagaagcatacgtctcctccacatgtccgccaatcg
This is a stretch of genomic DNA from Malus domestica chromosome 02, GDT2T_hap1. It encodes these proteins:
- the LOC103402109 gene encoding TMV resistance protein N-like, translated to MVLILKCRRSRQQIVWPVFYKVDPSHVRNQTSNFGDAFTGLQCKYKDEEKILLWRSALKEVANLSGHTVKEEEYEVTFIDKIVTEILVKVLQRTYLNVAKYPVGIQSCVQEVKELLGVGGNDPCVVGIWGTSGIGKTAIAKAVYNAIAHKFEGSCFLANVSELSTSREGVIKLQKTLLSKVQCGKKLKIDDAHQGISLIKKLLKRKKILLILDDVDELEQLNNLVEVDWFGEGSRVIITTKDRGLLESYDVGLIYKVQKLKDGKGLELFSLNAFGRNEPPDNYLELAQRAIAYVEGLPIALNLIGSHLHNKSIDRWQAILDNYDSYDGEPYRGIQKVLRKSYDTLDYALQQVFLDIACFFKGEDKGYVLQILRNSKLHVPSDCIEILVEKAIITIEYNMILMHDLLEKMGKRLVSEESPIELGKRSRLWHHEDVYHVLTENRGTKKIKGIVVKWLTPDVIPLNSKSFFGMVNLEIFISSNACFSGCVDYLPNNLRWIDLGGDKFQIWETNFLQKHIVKFNLQYLPRHLVTYNMSCNDIRQLKGLKNLANLKYMKLRECKFLEKIPDLSGSPNIEYLDLHGCTNLVEVDDSIGFLKKLVTLDLMGCSRLTRFVQRLMLRSLESLYLRGCTRLESFPEIEDEMESLTYLDIQESGIRELPSSIAYLTRLVELLANKCENLIGTSLHHLNGLQHLIQVSFGQCPKLVTFGKNKMKFDEVSSSSIESQLLSNDLETSQDNCNTFALPNLHYLHLEGCNLSESNFLVPLDCWSTLTHLDLSRNIFVSLPDCISKFVNLERLYLSGCKRLRETPQALPPKLIELYLDDCTSLEKIPKLPPMLCILSLANCFGLSGVEVAKLENNLLNEGSLWRYILFRVIYPGNEVLKWLNYTSNHPTTIQSLSAEYDWRRIVRNGGIGFGYEWRADTFVGGSSLKIPLNLQVGETLEGLVLSIVFEPPNFDFHYYVIINRTEYSTHYGWPYTNSEAAHVGLELVDLEKKQGDICNVEFLIPKKARIKSCAVHPLLRKEDEWLPLSLGPTSSLGKRPRPLGSSDTVHEEYDRHRQ
- the LOC139189227 gene encoding monosaccharide-sensing protein 2-like isoform X3; amino-acid sequence: MINAGRLILMFLLILRRRSKSSHPLQMIHNFFFIRSLGELASLVEGLRTGKETLLKEFIISPPNVLTENQGNQTRLYGPEKGLSYIAKPATGQSFISHHGSALNQSIPLVDPLVTLFSSVHEKMSQRGSKGSMLYPNLGSILNAGEYHNKNAHWDLESQTDGEDHESEASGAYCDESLRSPLISCQTTSMGTPRSGGSALGVRSNTILMKGNVEASMAISSSVDTGGGWQLAYKYSDRVGEDGKKEGGVQRLYLHQDSALGCRPASVVSISGVRQERKLIHAGLVSQPDVSLKEPTSLRSLRAEKVPPSEAVIKGPTWRDILVPGVKRALVVGIGLQILQQVW
- the LOC139189227 gene encoding monosaccharide-sensing protein 2-like isoform X1 translates to MINAGRLILMFLLILRRRSKSSHPLQMIHNFFFIRSLGELASLVEGLRTGKETLLKEFIISPPNVLTENQGNQTRLYGPEKGLSYIAKPATGQSFISHHGSALNQSIPLVDPLVTLFSSVHEKMSQRGSKGSMLYPNLGSILNAGEYHNKNAHWDLESQTDGEDHESEASGAYCDESLRSPLISCQTTSMGTPRSGGSALGVRSNTILMKGNVEASMAISSSVDTGGGWQLAYKYSDRVGEDGKKEGGVQRLYLHQDSALGCRPASVVSISGVRQERKLIHAGLVSQPDVSLKEPTSLRSLRAEKVPPSEAVIKGPTWRDILVPGVKRALVVGIGLQILQQIVGINGVLCYTPQVYEQASMVFYLT
- the LOC139189227 gene encoding monosaccharide-sensing protein 2-like isoform X2; this encodes MINAGRLILMFLLILRRRSKSSHPLQMIHNFFFIRSLGELASLVEGLRTGKETLLKEFIISPPNVLTENQGNQTRLYGPEKGLSYIAKPATGQSFISHHGSALNQSIPLVDPLVTLFSSVHEKMSQRGSKGSMLYPNLGSILNAGEYHNKNAHWDLESQTDGEDHESEASGAYCDESLRSPLISCQTTSMGTPRSGGSALGVRSNTILMKGNVEASMAISSSVDTGGGWQLAYKYSDRVGEDGKKEGGVQRLYLHQDSALGCRPASVVSISGVRQERKLIHAGLVSQPDVSLKEPTSLRSLRAEKVPPSEAVIKGPTWRDILVPGVKRALVVGIGLQILQQLRRLSA